In Leptospira kirschneri serovar Cynopteri str. 3522 CT, the sequence GTAGTAACCGTTCTTATCGAGGTTAAAAGCACCGGCTCTCGTATAAAATTGTTTGTCACCATCCTTGACGATAAAAAAACCTTCGTTTGAAATCGCGACATCCGTATTTTTACCCGTGGTTTGAAGGGAACCTTGAGTCATGATTTTATCGATCGCGGCGATCAAAGAACCCAAACCGACTTGTTGAGGATTCACACCTCCAATATTCTCTTTAGGCTCGGAAGCGCCTCTGAGTTCCTGAGAAATCATATCCTGAAACGTAACCCGTTCGGTTTTAAAACCGTGAGTGTTTACGTTAGAGATGTTGTTTCCAATGACATCCATTCGGACCTGGTGGTTCTTAAGTCCGGATACACCGGAATAGAGTGACCTCATCATAAAGTTGTTACCTCGATTATACTTTGTTTATTCGTATGAATTGCTTTTGTCTTTACCAGGAAACTTCCAATCGGAAATTTGCTTTTCGGAAGTTGTTTTTTCTTGTAATTCCGGAGTTTGTTCAGTACCAGAAATTTCGACTTCCTTCTGATTCTTGATTGAAGATTCCATAGATTTTTGTTTAGCCGCCATCTCATGAGCGTTAGGCGAAATATCAAAAGGTGCCTCTTGAGAAGAAACGTTAGTTCCAACTTCAGGAGAATGAGCAGGGGTTCGAGCCGGAACAGACTGACTTTGATTATAGGCGGCTTCTTGTTCTTTTAAAACAACAGGATCGCTGATAAGAGAAATTTGTTCCACGTCTATGGACCTTCCGTTGACTCGAACAAAAGTTTTACCTTCTCCATCAAAAAAAAGTGCTCCTGCAATTCCGGCGATGTTTTCACCGTTCACAAAATCAGGACCGGAAACAAGTTTTCCAACAAGAGAAAAACTCTGACGATTTCCCATCTTTTGAATTCCGTTGGAAATATTATTCATTTGTTCAAGAGAAGAAAACTGTGCCATCTGAGCGATAAAGTCCTGATCTTTAACAGGGTTCGTTGGATCTTGAGAAGAAAGTTGAATAATGAGTAATTTAAGAAAATCGTCTTTGCCTAAAGACTTAACCGAAGAACGGATTTCGATTCCTTTGAGACCGTTTTTTTCTTCCTTCTCCAAATTTTCCATGTGGTTCCGGATATTAAAACTTCTGTCTCCTTCTAGGTAACGATTTATGTTTGCTTGTTGGCTAATGCCCGTAGCTTCTGCCATGATTTTCTTCCTCCGATCCTATACTTTCAGATCGAGCAATTTCTCGGATTTCCCATCGGTTTTTTTAGGAAAATCATTAGGCTCGGAAAAATTTTCTTCGAAAGAAAGTTCGTCTTCTTCGTAAAAAGAATTTTTGAAATCGGAGTTCCAATCTTCTCCAAACGCGGCTTGGAAAGAATGAGAATCTTTGTCATTTTTATCCGAGTCCGCATTAAAAGAGAAAACCTCTTCCTTAACTTCAATCACAAGAGATTCAAGTTCAAGACCGTTCGCTTTAAGATCCTGCTTTAAATTAGCAAGTTCGGCAACTAACTGTTGTTTGACGGTATCCGATTCCACCAAAAGTTTACCACGAACGACGTCTTTATCCGTGGAAATCGCAAGAGACATTTGGCCTAGGTCTTTCGGGTTCATGCGAATGCTCGCTTCAGTTCTTCCGTTTTCAAGGATTTGCACACGAGCGGAACGAATCAGGTTTTGAAAATTCTGTTGAATGTCTTTTTTGGAAAGCACATTGGATTCTTTAGAAGGAAAGAATTCTTTGCTAAAAGTTCCGCTTTCTCGTGAACCATTTGCGGCCGGAGTTCCGACCCCTTTTACAAGAGAAGAGTAAGAATCGGATCGAAAGGATTGTTCTTGTCCTGATTTTCCGAAAGAATTTTCCGTAAATTGATTGAGTACAACTGCTTTAATTTCTTCTTTCGCGACGGTCTTCAAGTTCGTGTAAGAATCCGTTTTTTTATCGCGGCTGATTTTCCATTTTTCCGAATCAAGCGCCAATTCTTTAGAAACTTCGATTTTTGCTTCCTCAAAATCTTTATCTTTAAAAGAGTTAGAAAAACCCTTCGCATTTTCTTTAGATTCTTTTTTATCTACTTCATTAAAATTGAATGTATCAGATGTTTCGAACGATTCTGATTTTTCGTAAATTTCACTTTCTTGTTTTGCAGATCGGGGTTTGATTTCTTTTAAATTTTCAAAAGAGATCGAGGATCCTTTTTCTATATCGAGTAGTTTCTCCGATTCTTCCTCTAAAGAGACTTTGCTTAATAATTCTGTAGATTCTTCCACTTCATTTGCAAAAAAGTTTTCGATGATCAATTCACTTGTGGAAATCGATTCTGGAGCCTTTAAAGTATCAATCGGATTTGTTTTAATGATTTCAGATTCTAATCCGTCTAAAATTACGGATTCAATTTTAGGATCCACGACCTCATTGTTTTTTGTTTCTGATACCAGAAACCAGGGTAGAACGGTTACGTTAGTCGCTTCTTCAAGCTTATCTTCTTCTGAAACATCATCTTCTGTAGAATTGATAGGGCGGGTCTTTTTTTCTTCTAAGATTTCAGGATCTTCTTCTTCGAGTTGTGGAACTTCCGCTTTGGAAGACGGATTTTGAATTTCGGCCAGAGTTTCCTCTATACCTTTCTGTGCAGATCCCTGTAAGATCTTCATCAAATCAACAAAGGAACTTCTACCTGCCGCCTCACCCATTTTCGGAAGATTCCGCACGGGTTGTGGTTTAAATTCTGAAACGGATAAATCACCGGAAATATTCATACTGCACTCCGCAGTATTAAAATCGATCTTTCACGAAATTCCTTGACGGTTTTTTAGATAAAGACTGTTTTATGGTTCAATTTTTTAGTAAAATCCTTTGGTTACGCAAGTTTAGCGTAAAAAATCCATTTTTTACAATTTGTACTATAGTGAAAAAATAAAACGAACGACGTCTACTTCTATTTCACCTAACAATCTTTAGCTTCTTTGAGACATAAATTGTATTTGAAAATGAGTCGATTCTCAGATAAAAATCTACTTAAAACTATTTTTTAAAATCAACGTGAATCCTGTGTGCCAAATAAAAACTCAATGTCGCTCTCCTAAACTCAGCAAAACACTTTCCTGAATGCCGATCCTTAGAGGCATTCGCTTTAGTTTTCGGGATCGCGTTTTAAGACATAACAAAAAAAGTAATTTCTATAAATTACGTCTCCTACAGTAATGAACGTGGATCCATGTAATAAAACCGGGACGGATTCGGCTTTGCTGGACTGCACTCTTTAGCTCTGGCCAATAAAATTGCATGCAGAAA encodes:
- a CDS encoding flagellar hook-length control protein FliK → MNISGDLSVSEFKPQPVRNLPKMGEAAGRSSFVDLMKILQGSAQKGIEETLAEIQNPSSKAEVPQLEEEDPEILEEKKTRPINSTEDDVSEEDKLEEATNVTVLPWFLVSETKNNEVVDPKIESVILDGLESEIIKTNPIDTLKAPESISTSELIIENFFANEVEESTELLSKVSLEEESEKLLDIEKGSSISFENLKEIKPRSAKQESEIYEKSESFETSDTFNFNEVDKKESKENAKGFSNSFKDKDFEEAKIEVSKELALDSEKWKISRDKKTDSYTNLKTVAKEEIKAVVLNQFTENSFGKSGQEQSFRSDSYSSLVKGVGTPAANGSRESGTFSKEFFPSKESNVLSKKDIQQNFQNLIRSARVQILENGRTEASIRMNPKDLGQMSLAISTDKDVVRGKLLVESDTVKQQLVAELANLKQDLKANGLELESLVIEVKEEVFSFNADSDKNDKDSHSFQAAFGEDWNSDFKNSFYEEDELSFEENFSEPNDFPKKTDGKSEKLLDLKV
- a CDS encoding flagellar hook capping FlgD N-terminal domain-containing protein gives rise to the protein MAEATGISQQANINRYLEGDRSFNIRNHMENLEKEEKNGLKGIEIRSSVKSLGKDDFLKLLIIQLSSQDPTNPVKDQDFIAQMAQFSSLEQMNNISNGIQKMGNRQSFSLVGKLVSGPDFVNGENIAGIAGALFFDGEGKTFVRVNGRSIDVEQISLISDPVVLKEQEAAYNQSQSVPARTPAHSPEVGTNVSSQEAPFDISPNAHEMAAKQKSMESSIKNQKEVEISGTEQTPELQEKTTSEKQISDWKFPGKDKSNSYE